In the Emys orbicularis isolate rEmyOrb1 chromosome 3, rEmyOrb1.hap1, whole genome shotgun sequence genome, one interval contains:
- the LOC135876127 gene encoding WD repeat and coiled-coil-containing protein-like isoform X1 translates to MELGKGKLLRTGLNALYQAIHPVHGIAWTDGKQVILTALHLHNGEPKFGDSSVIGQFEHVHGLYWGPYATDTTTLLAVQHKKHITIWQLNYNISERNKLLVSQICETGEPFPVLPQGCVWHPKKEILAVLTTRDASVLHSVRRNNSRIKADIKGSGLIHCACWTKEGNRLVVAIGSALHSYIWDDAQKTLNSCEFCPVFDVGGYICAVEATLDSQVAVATELPLDKICGLNSGIAFEVPAGGETNSFPSPSTVLCGDEEFSIDVGGKSLDSEKSVPIVSVPSPSSAPVDLTHILSSKQRLSSSPLIQLRHKDYLTGSGQDSSHLILVTFERKVTTTRKVSIPGILVPDIMAFDHKTHTVSVASNTCNIILVYSLTSSHLPNIQQIQLEKSERPKGLCFLTDKLLLILVGKQKFTDPAFLPSSRSDKYVIRLMIKEIIFEEGSSASAGTSGNSSLNAFLNIPVKREPPEILYTEVHPLSSGLLIPGHAIIQSPSSKRKLIEEIKSPTYEQRLLSSVRDVEERKISMDFPPALETLDVEPINRSLALHGLRTPTAFSNRPASPKGQADVVPEISNSPKNNILLDEKEASYLSKNIEKLCGNFTDVQHHLSELTELLKSRKKFLPAYPSSQEPSFINITYQKQLSGSGIDERRAVILCDGKLRLSIVQQIFSLSLVEMQHGSTWIVLTTDSEGFVPLTFGSMQEITIRDASSKGYSIHSSKTLDIISSTEGYRPISSESLDITSSLEVLREHSSKSLDTSSSSEQSTSKT, encoded by the exons ATGGAGCTGGGAAAAGGAAAACTTCTGAGAACTGGCCTTAATGCTTTGTATCAGGCAATCCACCCTGTGCATGGTATTGCCTGGACGGATGGGAAGCAAGTGATACTGACTGCTTTACACCTTCATAATGGAGAACCAAAGTTTGGTGACTCGAGTGTTATTGGTCAGTTTGAACATGTTCATGGACTTTACTGGGGCCCATATGCTACAGACACCACGACTCTGCTTGCTGTTCAGCATAAAAAGCACATCACTATTTGGCAGCTGAACTATAACATTTCAGAAAGGAATAAACTCTTGGTTTCTCAGATTTGTGAAACTGGTGAGCCATTTCCAGTGCTTCCCCAGGGCTGTGTGTGGCATccaaagaaagagatcttggctgtGCTTACTACACGGGATGCCTCAGTCTTACACTCGGTTCGTCGCAACAACTCCAGAATTAAAGCTGATATAAAAGGTAGTGGTCTCATCCACTGCGCTTGTTGGACTAAGGAAGGCAATCGCTTAGTAGTTGCTATAGGCAGTGCACTTCATTCCTATATATGGGATGATGCTCAGAAAACTTTAAATTCTTGCGAGTTTTGCCCTGTATTTGATGTGGGAGGCTACATCTGTGCTGTAGAAGCTACTTTGGATTCCCAAGTTGCTGTTGCTACTGAGCTTCCATTAGATAAGATCTGTGGCTTAAATTCAGGTATTGCATTTGAAGTCCCAGCTGGTGGTGAAACAAATTCTTTTCCTTCACCGTCTACTGTATTATGTGGTGATGAAGAGTTCTCCATagatgtgggggggaaatcactagACTCAGAAAAATCTGTGCCCATTGTTTCAGTACCTTCTCCTTCATCAGCTCCTGTGGATCTAACCCATATCCTTTCCAGCAAACAAAGACTTAGTTCCAGTCCTCTCATCCAACTTAGGCACAAGGACTACCTAACAGGAAGCGGCCAGGACTCTTCACACCTGATCTTGGTGACTTTTGAAAGAAAGGTTACCACTACCAGAAAAGTCAGCATCCCAGGCATTCTGGTCCCCGACATAATGGCTTTTGATCATAAAACTCATACTGTGTCAGTAGCCTCCAATACTTGTAACATTATTTTGGTCTATTCTTTGACTTCATCCCATTTACCCAATATTCAACAAATTCAGCTTGAGAAAAGTGAAAGACCAAAGGGCTTATGCTTCCTAACCGATAAATTGTTATTGATTTTAGTTGGAAAGCAGAAATTCACTGACCCTGCATTTCTGCCATCTTCAAGGTCAGACAAGTATGTCATCCGTTTGATGATCAAAGAAATAATATTTGAAGAGGGTTCTTCAGCATCTGCAGGAACAAGTGGTAACTCCAGTTTGAATGCCTTTTTGAACATACCTGTGAAAAGAGAGCCACCAGAAATTCTCTATACAGAAGTTCATCCTCTAAGCAGTGGACTCCTGATACCAGGTCATGCTATTATTCAATCTCCTAGTAGCAAAAGAAAACTTATTGAAGAAATTAAAAGCCCTACTTATGAGCAACGCCTGTTGTCAAGTGTGAGAGACGTCGAAGAAAGAAAGATTTCCATGGATTTTCCTCCAGCTCTGGAAACTTTGGATGTTGAACCAATTAATCGATCATTGGCCCTACATGGGCTTAGAACACCTACTGCATTTTCTAACAGACCAGCATCTCCAAAAGGGCAGGCGGATGTAGTTCCAGAAATTTCAAATTCTCCTAAAAATAACATTCTGCTAGATGAAAAAGAAGCAAGTTATTTATCTAAGAACATAGAAAAATTATGTGGCAATTTTACAGACGTACAGCATCACCTTTCTGAGCTAACAGAACTTCTAAAATCCAGGAAGAAATTTCTTCCAGCATACCCGTCTTCTCAGGAGCCCTCTTTTATTAACATCACTTATCAG AAGCAGCTTTCTGGAAGTGGGATAGATGAAAGGCGAGCTGTTATTCTATGTGATGGTAAACTCCGTCTAAGTATAGTTCAGCagattttcagtctctctcttgtTGAAATGCAACATG GGTCAACCTGGATTGTTCTCACAACTGACAGTGAAGGCTTTGTTCCATTAACATTCGGATCCATGCAGGAGATAACCATAAGAGATGCCAGTTCAAAAGGCTATAGCATCCATTCTTCCAAAACTTTGGATATCATCAGTTCTACAGAAGGGTATAGACCCATTTCTTCAGAAAGTCTGGATATCACTAGTTCTTTGGAAGTCTTAAGAGAACATTCTTCTAAAAGTCTAGACACCAGCAGCTCTTCAGAACAGTCAACCAGTAAAACGTAA
- the LOC135876127 gene encoding WD repeat and coiled-coil-containing protein-like isoform X2, with product MELGKGKLLRTGLNALYQAIHPVHGIAWTDGKQVILTALHLHNGEPKFGDSSVIGQFEHVHGLYWGPYATDTTTLLAVQHKKHITIWQLNYNISERNKLLVSQICETGEPFPVLPQGCVWHPKKEILAVLTTRDASVLHSVRRNNSRIKADIKGSGLIHCACWTKEGNRLVVAIGSALHSYIWDDAQKTLNSCEFCPVFDVGGYICAVEATLDSQVAVATELPLDKICGLNSGIAFEVPAGGETNSFPSPSTVLCGDEEFSIDVGGKSLDSEKSVPIVSVPSPSSAPVDLTHILSSKQRLSSSPLIQLRHKDYLTGSGQDSSHLILVTFERKVTTTRKVSIPGILVPDIMAFDHKTHTVSVASNTCNIILVYSLTSSHLPNIQQIQLEKSERPKGLCFLTDKLLLILVGKQKFTDPAFLPSSRSDKYVIRLMIKEIIFEEGSSASAGTSGNSSLNAFLNIPVKREPPEILYTEVHPLSSGLLIPGHAIIQSPSSKRKLIEEIKSPTYEQRLLSSVRDVEERKISMDFPPALETLDVEPINRSLALHGLRTPTAFSNRPASPKGQADVVPEISNSPKNNILLDEKEASYLSKNIEKLCGNFTDVQHHLSELTELLKSRKKFLPAYPSSQEPSFINITYQGQPGLFSQLTVKALFH from the exons ATGGAGCTGGGAAAAGGAAAACTTCTGAGAACTGGCCTTAATGCTTTGTATCAGGCAATCCACCCTGTGCATGGTATTGCCTGGACGGATGGGAAGCAAGTGATACTGACTGCTTTACACCTTCATAATGGAGAACCAAAGTTTGGTGACTCGAGTGTTATTGGTCAGTTTGAACATGTTCATGGACTTTACTGGGGCCCATATGCTACAGACACCACGACTCTGCTTGCTGTTCAGCATAAAAAGCACATCACTATTTGGCAGCTGAACTATAACATTTCAGAAAGGAATAAACTCTTGGTTTCTCAGATTTGTGAAACTGGTGAGCCATTTCCAGTGCTTCCCCAGGGCTGTGTGTGGCATccaaagaaagagatcttggctgtGCTTACTACACGGGATGCCTCAGTCTTACACTCGGTTCGTCGCAACAACTCCAGAATTAAAGCTGATATAAAAGGTAGTGGTCTCATCCACTGCGCTTGTTGGACTAAGGAAGGCAATCGCTTAGTAGTTGCTATAGGCAGTGCACTTCATTCCTATATATGGGATGATGCTCAGAAAACTTTAAATTCTTGCGAGTTTTGCCCTGTATTTGATGTGGGAGGCTACATCTGTGCTGTAGAAGCTACTTTGGATTCCCAAGTTGCTGTTGCTACTGAGCTTCCATTAGATAAGATCTGTGGCTTAAATTCAGGTATTGCATTTGAAGTCCCAGCTGGTGGTGAAACAAATTCTTTTCCTTCACCGTCTACTGTATTATGTGGTGATGAAGAGTTCTCCATagatgtgggggggaaatcactagACTCAGAAAAATCTGTGCCCATTGTTTCAGTACCTTCTCCTTCATCAGCTCCTGTGGATCTAACCCATATCCTTTCCAGCAAACAAAGACTTAGTTCCAGTCCTCTCATCCAACTTAGGCACAAGGACTACCTAACAGGAAGCGGCCAGGACTCTTCACACCTGATCTTGGTGACTTTTGAAAGAAAGGTTACCACTACCAGAAAAGTCAGCATCCCAGGCATTCTGGTCCCCGACATAATGGCTTTTGATCATAAAACTCATACTGTGTCAGTAGCCTCCAATACTTGTAACATTATTTTGGTCTATTCTTTGACTTCATCCCATTTACCCAATATTCAACAAATTCAGCTTGAGAAAAGTGAAAGACCAAAGGGCTTATGCTTCCTAACCGATAAATTGTTATTGATTTTAGTTGGAAAGCAGAAATTCACTGACCCTGCATTTCTGCCATCTTCAAGGTCAGACAAGTATGTCATCCGTTTGATGATCAAAGAAATAATATTTGAAGAGGGTTCTTCAGCATCTGCAGGAACAAGTGGTAACTCCAGTTTGAATGCCTTTTTGAACATACCTGTGAAAAGAGAGCCACCAGAAATTCTCTATACAGAAGTTCATCCTCTAAGCAGTGGACTCCTGATACCAGGTCATGCTATTATTCAATCTCCTAGTAGCAAAAGAAAACTTATTGAAGAAATTAAAAGCCCTACTTATGAGCAACGCCTGTTGTCAAGTGTGAGAGACGTCGAAGAAAGAAAGATTTCCATGGATTTTCCTCCAGCTCTGGAAACTTTGGATGTTGAACCAATTAATCGATCATTGGCCCTACATGGGCTTAGAACACCTACTGCATTTTCTAACAGACCAGCATCTCCAAAAGGGCAGGCGGATGTAGTTCCAGAAATTTCAAATTCTCCTAAAAATAACATTCTGCTAGATGAAAAAGAAGCAAGTTATTTATCTAAGAACATAGAAAAATTATGTGGCAATTTTACAGACGTACAGCATCACCTTTCTGAGCTAACAGAACTTCTAAAATCCAGGAAGAAATTTCTTCCAGCATACCCGTCTTCTCAGGAGCCCTCTTTTATTAACATCACTTATCAG GGTCAACCTGGATTGTTCTCACAACTGACAGTGAAGGCTTTGTTCCATTAA